A region of the Vibrio chagasii genome:
ACTTTTTCTGATGTGCTTCACTACTTTAAGTCACAACGTTGTGGCGGCATTTTTGATAAGAAAGATCGTCAAGCCCAAATTCTTGGCACCGACCGATACGTTGATGTTCATGGTGGTTGGTACGACGCATCAGGCGATGTAAGCAAGTATTTTAGCCACTTGTCGTATGGCAATTACCTAAACCCACAACAGATTCCAATGGTAGTTTGGAACATGCTTAAAAGCGTGCGCTTAACCAGCAACAACCCAGACTTCCCTAAATTCTCTATGACACGACTAATGGAAGAAGCGCTATTCGGTGCCGATTTCTTAGTACGTATGCAAGACGCGGCTGGATACTTCTACATGACAGTATTCGATAAGTGGAGCAAAGATATCAACCAACGCGACATCTGCGCGTACTCCACTCAAGAAGGCCATAAATCAACAGATTTGCAAGCCGGCTACCGACAAGGTGCTGGTGTGGCTATTGCAGCACTTGCCGCAGCGTCTGAACTAGACATATCGGGTAGCTACTCAAGCCAAACCTATCTTGATACCGCGACCAAAGGTTACTGGCACCTAAAAGAATACAACTTACAGTACCTAAACGATGGTGAAGAGAACATCATCGATGAGTATTGCGCCCTACTCGCGGCCAATGAGCTTTACCGAGTAACACAAGACGAACAATACCTTTCAGAAGCAAGAACTTGGGCGACTCGTTTAATCTCTCGCCAACAGTCAGATGATTCATTTGAGCACTTCTGGTCAGCAAACTCTGATGGCTCTCGTCCATACTTTCATGCAGCTGAAGCTGGCCTTCCAGTAATTGCTTTGTGTGAGTACATCAACAATGAAACCGATACGGAGCTCAAAGAACAAGCTCGCATTGTTGTTGAACAAGCATGTCAGTTCGAAATCAACATCACCGATAAAGTCACTAACCCATTTGGCTACCCAAGACAGTATGTAAAAAATGTTGATGGTGATAAGCGCGATGCTTTCTTCGTCGCTCAGAAGAACGAAACCGGCTACTGGTGGCAAGGTGAAAACGCACGTCTTGGTTCCATTGCAACCATGGCTTACCTCGTTCAACCACATATTAAAGATCACGGCTTGCAAGAACGTTTAATCCAACTTTCACAGAACAGCCTCGACTGGATCTTGGGCCTTAACCCTTACCACATGTGCATGCTTGATGGTCACGGTCATAACAACCCTGACTACTTACCTCAGCTTGGCTTTTTCAATGCCAAAGGCGGTATCTGTAACGGCATTACCGCTGGCTTTGAAGATGATCAAGACATTGCGTTTAATCCACCAGCACAAAAAGATGACATGCTTCAAAACTGGCGCTGGGGCGAACAATGGATCCCTCACGGTGCTTGGTTCCTATTGGCAACCGCTGCGCAATTCAATTTCCTAGCACAGCGTAAGGAGCAATAATCATGACGCTTTACTACGTAGGTATTGATGGTGGCGGCACGTCTTGTCGTGCTCGTATTCGCGATGACCAAGGCACACTCATTGGTGAAGCGAAAAGCGGCAGCGCTAACATCCTTTTAGGTGTTGATGTTGCGATGAGCTCAATTATTGATGCGATTACTCAAGCAGCACAACAAGGGCAACTCGAATCAAGTCATTTTTCAAATATGCATGTCGGCCTTGCACTGGCTGGTGCTGAGCAAAAGTCAGCATGGTTCAACTTCATGGCTCAGCCACACCCTTTCGCCAGTATGACGCTCAACACCGACGCTTACGGTGCTTGCATTGGAGCTCACAATGGCCAAAACGGCGCCATTATGATAGGTGGAACAGGTTCATGCGGCATCTACCTACAAGATGGCGAGCAACATGTCGTTGGTGGCCGTGAGTTTCCAATTTCCGACCAAGGTGGCGGCGCGGTGATGGGTCTTCGCTTGATTCAACAAGTTCTGCTGGCAGAAGATGGCATTCGCAACAAGACAGCACTGACTCAACACGTGATGAACCACTTTGGCAATGATGTTGATGCCATCGTCGAATGGTCAAAAGGCGCTATTCCAAAAGACTATGGTCAATTCTCGCCAGTAATTTTTCAACTAGCTAACGAAGGCGATGAGCTCGCTATCGAGATGCTCAAGCAAACCGCCGCTGATATCGAAATGTTTGTACTAGCACTGCATCGCAAAGGCGCGGACAAGGTATGCCTGATGGGCAGTATCGCAGAGCGCATTCTCAACTGGTTATCACCACCAGTACAACAATGGATCGTTGAACCTCAATTTGATGCTATCGAAGGCGCATTGATGTTTGCCGGAAAACCACAACACAACTTGTATCAACAGGCTTAGCAGGGAAGTTATATGAATTATCGCATCGACTTAGCTGTTCTTTCTGAACAAAAAAACAACTGCCGATTTGGCCTTACGGTACACAACTTAAGTGATCTTGACGTAACTGATTGGTCACTCCATTTTGCATTTGACCGATTCATCCTTCCAGAGAGTCTGTCGCAAGGTGAATTAACTCAAGTAGGAAGCTTTTGTTCTTACCAGCCAAGTGCCAACGTGTTAAAGGCGAACAACCATTACTACCTTGAATTCAGTATTCAAAGCGCTCCATTCCGTTTCTATTCTGATGGTCTCAATGACGCCTTTATCCAAACACATCATCAAGGCGAAACCTCGGTACTACCAGTAGCAATATCACCAATAGTGCTGGCTTCACCATATCGTGAACGCAGCCAAATCCCAGAAGTGGATGCGGCACAGGTAGCACTGATCCCCCAACCGAATCAATTCGAGTTGAAACAAGGCGGCTTCGCACTGAACAAAGAGTGCAAAGTTGAAGTTCAGTCTCACCTTGCAGAGAAAGCCAGTGCTTGGCTACAACAAGAATTACTGACGACGTTTGAGCTAGCGGTTTCAACAGAACTATCACCAGAAGAAAACGGTGACATTCTACTGCGTAGTAATCCGACTTTAGATGAAGCCGAGCACAAGCTAACGATCACAACTCAGCAAGTGGTCGTAGAATCCGGCAGCCAATCAGGCTTTACGCATGCCGTCGCTAGCTTAATCCAATTGGTTCAACAACAAGATGCTGAACACTTCTCTGTGCCATGTTGCAAAATCGCCGATCAACCTCGTTTCAAATACCGAGGCATGATGTTGGACTGCGCACGTCACTTCCACTCTGTGGAGCAAGTGAAGCGTTTAATCAACCAACTGGCGCACTACAAATTCAACGTTTTTCATTGGCACCTAACCGATGATGAAGGTTGGAGAATCGAGATTAAGCGACTACCTCAACTCACTGAAATCGGTGCTTGGCGAGGCCCTGACTATGCATTGGAGCCGCAATATACCCATATTGCGGAAAACTACGGCGGCTTCTACACACAGCAACAGATTCGCGAAGTTATTGAATACGCAGAGCAACGTAGCATCACGGTGATCCCAGAGATCGATATCCCAGGACACTGCCGCGCCGCGATCAAATCACTGCCTGATATGTTGGTAGAGCAAGCGGACACCACTCAATATAAAAGCATTCAGCACTACAACGACAATGTACTAAACCCAGGTTTATCGGGGACTTATCAGTTCTTAGATATCGTTATTGAAGAAGTCGCTGAACTCTTCCCGAGTGAATTGATTCACATGGGTGCAGACGAAGTGCCACCTGGAGTGTGGACCAACAGCTCTGCTGCTCAAGCACTGATGAAAGAACATCAATACCAAGACAGCAAAGATCTACAAGGCCACCTGTTCCGCTATGCCGAGAACAAACTTAAGCAGCTAGGCAAACGCATGGTGGGCTGGGAAGAGGCACAACACGGCGACAAGGTGAGCAAAGAGACCATCATCTACTCGTGGCTCAGTGAAGAAGCCGCCGTGAACTGTGCTCGCCAAGGCTTTGATGTGGTTCTGCAACCCGCACAATTTACTTATCTCGACATGACCCAAGATTATTCCCCGGAAGAGCCGGGCGTAGATTGGGCTGCCGTTATCCCATTAGAACAAGCTTATACCTACGAAACGCTTGCTGAGATATCCGACACCGACCCAATTCGTAAGCGGATCCGCGGAATTCAGTGTGCTCTATGGTGTGAGATCGTCACCAACCAAAAGCGTATGGATTACATGGTATTCCCAAGAATTAGCGCTTTAGCTGAAGGATGTTGGACACACAAAAACAACCGAAACTGGCTTGATTACCTGTCTCGCCTAAAAGGTCACTTGCCGCTACTCGACAGACTCAATGTTGATTACCGCAACCCTTGGAAAGCTGAATAAAACAAAACCACAGCATGCTCATACCGAGTGATAGCTGACTCAAATTAAGGTGCTCAGTCCAACAAAACTCAGCATCACTATTTAAAAATTAGCTGCATAGATGCAGTTTGTTAAAAAGGAAATGACAATGAAATACGGCTATTTCGATAACGACAATCGCGAATACGTCATCACTCGCCCTGATGTACCAGCACCTTGGACCAACTACCTAGGTACTGAAAAGTTTTGTACTGTAATTTCGCACAATGCGGGCGGTTACTCGTTCTACAATTCTCCGGAATACAACCGTGTTACTAAATTCCGTCCAAACGGCACCTTTGACCGTCCAGGACACTATGTTTACC
Encoded here:
- a CDS encoding glycoside hydrolase family 9 protein translates to MLLLTNHIGYESSAPKQAILQTKKARLSSTTALLVCADNHITVGNFDVVKQGRVANWHQGQFFTIDFSAFTESGRYYLRFDSLRSEVFEIGNNLLMSHTFSDVLHYFKSQRCGGIFDKKDRQAQILGTDRYVDVHGGWYDASGDVSKYFSHLSYGNYLNPQQIPMVVWNMLKSVRLTSNNPDFPKFSMTRLMEEALFGADFLVRMQDAAGYFYMTVFDKWSKDINQRDICAYSTQEGHKSTDLQAGYRQGAGVAIAALAAASELDISGSYSSQTYLDTATKGYWHLKEYNLQYLNDGEENIIDEYCALLAANELYRVTQDEQYLSEARTWATRLISRQQSDDSFEHFWSANSDGSRPYFHAAEAGLPVIALCEYINNETDTELKEQARIVVEQACQFEINITDKVTNPFGYPRQYVKNVDGDKRDAFFVAQKNETGYWWQGENARLGSIATMAYLVQPHIKDHGLQERLIQLSQNSLDWILGLNPYHMCMLDGHGHNNPDYLPQLGFFNAKGGICNGITAGFEDDQDIAFNPPAQKDDMLQNWRWGEQWIPHGAWFLLATAAQFNFLAQRKEQ
- a CDS encoding N-acetylglucosamine kinase, yielding MTLYYVGIDGGGTSCRARIRDDQGTLIGEAKSGSANILLGVDVAMSSIIDAITQAAQQGQLESSHFSNMHVGLALAGAEQKSAWFNFMAQPHPFASMTLNTDAYGACIGAHNGQNGAIMIGGTGSCGIYLQDGEQHVVGGREFPISDQGGGAVMGLRLIQQVLLAEDGIRNKTALTQHVMNHFGNDVDAIVEWSKGAIPKDYGQFSPVIFQLANEGDELAIEMLKQTAADIEMFVLALHRKGADKVCLMGSIAERILNWLSPPVQQWIVEPQFDAIEGALMFAGKPQHNLYQQA
- a CDS encoding beta-N-acetylhexosaminidase, with translation MNYRIDLAVLSEQKNNCRFGLTVHNLSDLDVTDWSLHFAFDRFILPESLSQGELTQVGSFCSYQPSANVLKANNHYYLEFSIQSAPFRFYSDGLNDAFIQTHHQGETSVLPVAISPIVLASPYRERSQIPEVDAAQVALIPQPNQFELKQGGFALNKECKVEVQSHLAEKASAWLQQELLTTFELAVSTELSPEENGDILLRSNPTLDEAEHKLTITTQQVVVESGSQSGFTHAVASLIQLVQQQDAEHFSVPCCKIADQPRFKYRGMMLDCARHFHSVEQVKRLINQLAHYKFNVFHWHLTDDEGWRIEIKRLPQLTEIGAWRGPDYALEPQYTHIAENYGGFYTQQQIREVIEYAEQRSITVIPEIDIPGHCRAAIKSLPDMLVEQADTTQYKSIQHYNDNVLNPGLSGTYQFLDIVIEEVAELFPSELIHMGADEVPPGVWTNSSAAQALMKEHQYQDSKDLQGHLFRYAENKLKQLGKRMVGWEEAQHGDKVSKETIIYSWLSEEAAVNCARQGFDVVLQPAQFTYLDMTQDYSPEEPGVDWAAVIPLEQAYTYETLAEISDTDPIRKRIRGIQCALWCEIVTNQKRMDYMVFPRISALAEGCWTHKNNRNWLDYLSRLKGHLPLLDRLNVDYRNPWKAE